The proteins below come from a single Parageobacillus thermoglucosidasius genomic window:
- a CDS encoding aspartate aminotransferase family protein: protein MENGNWMNLFHKMSDLLAPAMAKDHPNLPVVKEEGCYYYGLDGKRYLDFTSGIAVANTGHRHPKVVQAIKDAADRLMHGPSGVIMYESILRLAEELTHIMPKGLNCFFFANSGTEAIEGAIKLAKYVTRRPYVVSFTGCFHGRSLGALSVSTSKSKYRKYLQPNGLTYQLPYANPKDCPDGEDPDVYVANQLEKDAASLFAHQVTPEEVACMILEPVLGEGGYIVPPKGWLHKIREICDRHGILLIFDEVQTGFGRTGEWFAAQTFGVTPDIMAIAKGIASGLPLSATVASKELMQQWPPGSHGTTFGGNPIACAAALATLEVFKEENLLENCKKVGEYARAKLEVLKTKHPVIGDVRSIGLMIGIEIVHPHTGEPNGEGVMKILHRCLQKGVLFYLCGNKGEVIRMIPPLTVTKEQIDEGLNMLDEALTEYETEIGAHPMMTKMTGK from the coding sequence ATGGAGAATGGCAACTGGATGAACCTCTTTCATAAAATGTCGGATTTACTTGCGCCAGCGATGGCCAAAGACCATCCGAACTTGCCGGTGGTGAAGGAGGAAGGATGCTACTACTACGGATTGGATGGAAAAAGGTATCTTGATTTTACTTCCGGTATTGCAGTTGCCAATACAGGGCATCGCCATCCGAAAGTCGTACAAGCCATCAAAGATGCCGCGGACCGCCTTATGCATGGGCCGAGCGGAGTAATCATGTATGAATCGATCCTTCGTTTGGCTGAAGAATTAACGCATATTATGCCGAAAGGTCTGAACTGCTTCTTTTTTGCGAACAGCGGAACGGAGGCGATCGAAGGAGCGATTAAATTGGCAAAATATGTGACAAGAAGGCCGTATGTCGTTTCGTTTACAGGATGTTTTCATGGCCGTTCTTTAGGAGCGCTTAGTGTAAGTACGTCCAAAAGCAAATACCGGAAATATTTGCAGCCAAACGGATTGACGTATCAACTGCCATATGCCAATCCAAAAGATTGTCCGGACGGGGAAGATCCGGACGTGTATGTTGCGAATCAGCTTGAAAAAGATGCGGCTTCTTTATTTGCCCACCAAGTCACTCCGGAAGAAGTGGCATGCATGATTTTGGAACCGGTGCTTGGAGAAGGCGGGTATATTGTGCCGCCTAAAGGCTGGCTGCACAAAATAAGAGAAATTTGTGACCGCCACGGAATTTTACTTATTTTCGATGAGGTGCAGACGGGGTTTGGCCGCACTGGTGAATGGTTTGCGGCACAAACATTCGGCGTCACTCCAGACATTATGGCGATCGCCAAAGGAATTGCTTCCGGCCTTCCGCTAAGCGCAACGGTTGCCTCGAAAGAGTTGATGCAGCAATGGCCGCCAGGGAGCCATGGCACAACGTTCGGCGGCAACCCCATCGCATGTGCGGCAGCGCTTGCGACATTAGAAGTATTTAAAGAAGAAAACTTGCTGGAAAATTGCAAAAAAGTTGGGGAATATGCCCGCGCAAAACTTGAGGTGCTGAAAACGAAGCATCCGGTGATTGGAGATGTGCGTTCGATCGGGCTTATGATCGGCATTGAGATTGTTCATCCACATACTGGCGAACCGAACGGAGAGGGAGTGATGAAGATTTTGCACCGCTGCCTGCAAAAAGGAGTCCTTTTCTATCTGTGCGGGAACAAAGGGGAGGTTATTCGCATGATCCCGCCGCTGACTGTGACGAAAGAGCAGATTGACGAAGGATTAAACATGCTGGATGAAGCATTGACAGAATATGAAACGGAAATTGGCGCACATCCGATGATGACAAAAATGACTGGGAAATAA